The Antarcticibacterium flavum genome contains the following window.
GGACTTAAATTTAAAAATCCTGTGGGTTTGGCAGCCGGCTTTGACAAGGATGCCAAATTGTACAGGGAACTGGGACAGCTTGGCTTTGGATTCGTAGAAATTGGTACAGTGACTCCTAAGCCCCAGCCAGGGAATGAGAAAAAAAGGTTGTTCCGCTTAAAGGAAGATTCAGCAATAATTAACAGGATGGGCTTTAATAATGAAGGAGTGGAAGCTGCTGTGCGAAGATTGCGCAAAAATAACGGGGAAGTTCTCATTGGAGGTAATATTGGCAAAAATAAGGTCACAGCAAATGATGTGGCTGCGGGTGATTATCTATTTTGTTTTGAGGCCTTGTTTAATTTTGTAGACTATTTTGTAGTGAATGTGAGTTCTCCCAATACGCCAAATCTCCGGGAGCTACAGGATAAAGAACCGCTTACCAGGCTTCTTTTGCAATTGCAGGGCAGGAATAATACCCGACCTAAACCAAAGCCTATTCTGCTAAAAATAGCACCAGATCTTACAGATTCCCAGTTGATGGATATCATAGATATCGTGGCTGAAAGTAAAATTGCCGGCGTTATTGCCACAAACACTACTATCTCCAGGGAAGGGTTGAAAAGTCCTGACAAGAAAGAAGTGGGCGGATTAAGTGGCAAACCCCTTAGAAAACGTGCAACCGAGGTAATTCGGTTTTTATCTGAAAAAAGTAACAGGGCCTTTCCAATCATTGGAGTGGGAGGTATACATTCTCCTGAAGATGCTCTTGAAAAATTGGAAGCAGGAGCAAGCCTTGTTCAACTTTATACAGGTTTCATATACGAAGGCCCGGGATTGATTAAAGCTATTAATGAAGCCATTCTGGATAAGGAAGATCAAAAGTGATAGCACAGCTTGTCCCGTTTCTTACAGCTTCCATTATCCTCACTATTTCCCCGGGGCCAGATATTATATATGTGCTGGTGCAAAGTATAGCCAATGGCAGGAAAGCGGGAATTATGACTACCATTGGGCTGGTCTCAGGAATATTGATACATACCAGCCTGGTAGCCTTTGGAGTTTCAGCAATTATAAAAGAATCGGAAAGTTTTTTTCTGGCTATCAGGATTTTTGGGGCCGTTTACCTTTTCTATCTCGCTTTCAAAGTTTATTCAGCAGAAAGTAGGATATCTTTATCCAATAGGGCCTTGCCGGAAAAATCAAATCTTTCCCTCTTCAAAACAGGCTTTATAATGAATGTCCTTAACCCCAAGGTAACTATATTTTTCCTTGCTTTTTTTCCTGGTTTCTTATGGGATACAGGCGAAGATACTGTCCTGCAGTTCTATACACTGGGAGGGCTTTTTATGCTGCAGGCCCTGCTCATTTTTGGAATGGTAGCTATGCTGGCTGGAAGGATCTCCGGTTACCTTAACAGTCACTCTGCTTCAGGAAGAATATTGAAGTGGCTGCAGATCTTTGTTTTTCTTGGCATTGGCTTATTTATTCTTTTTTGAAGAAAAACATCGCTGTTTTTTAGAATTATTTAAAAAATCCTTCTTTTTAATATGAAAGGTAAAATAGTATCTTTGATCTATGGATAAGATCAAACTCATTGAATGCCCGAGAGACGCCATGCAGGGCATTAGAACTTTCATTCCTACAGAAAAAAAAATACAGTATTTACAGTCCCTTCTAAGATGTGGGTTTGACACCATAGATTTTGGAAGTTTTGTATCACCCAAAGCCATCCCTCAAATGGCAGATACGGCGAAGGTTCTTGAAGGACTTGATCTATCAAAAACAACCAGCAAACTTCTTGCGATAATTGCCAACACCCGGGGTGCACAGGATGCTTCACAACATGAGGAAATCCAATATCTGGGTTATCCCTTTTCAATTTCAGAAAACTTCCAGATGCGGAATACCCACAAGACAATTGCCGAGTCTGTACAGACCCTGCAGGAGATCCTTGAGATCGCAGAGAGCACCAATAAGGAGGTGGTGGCCTACCTTTCTATGGGCTTCGGGAATCCTTACGGGGATCCATGGAATGTCGATATCGTGGGAGAGTGGACAGAAAAATTATCAGGAATGGGGGTAAAGATCTTGTCCCTGTCTGATACCGTTGGAACTTCTACTCCAGATGTTATTGAATATCTTTTCTCCAATCTTATTCCCCGTTATCCTGAAATTGAATTTGGGGCTCACTTGCACACCACTCCTACCTCCTGGCACGAAAAGATCGACGCAGCTTATAAGGCTGGCTGCAAAAGGTTTGATGGAGCTATCCAGGGATTTGGTGGCTGCCCAATGGCAAAGGATGAACTAACCGGCAATATGCCTACAGAGAAGGTCCTTTCTTATTTCAATTCGAAGAAAGCAGATACGAATGTGAAAATGACCAGTTTTGAAGCTTCTTACAATGAGGCTACTAAGATCTTTACTACTAACCATTAGGAAAACCAATGCATCCCGAACTTTTTATCATTTCTTTTTATTTAAAATTAATCTAAATAAACTTTTGAGAACAAACTAAGCTGCTTATATTTGCTCCCGAATTTCAAACGTTATTTTAAACTAATCTAAATAAGAAAATGAAAAGAGTTCTGTTCGCAGCAGTATTGGGAGGATTGACTTTAGCCTCTTGTTCATCAAATGATGACACCATTATTGAAAACGAAAAAATCATAGATGTACCTGCAAACTATACCTTTGAAAGGGATGGTAATTCATCTGTTCATTTTGATGGACAAACCACAAGGCTTGAAATGACCTCTGTACTTGCATCTTCCTTTAAAGACTTTAACAACGCTACAGAGGAAAGTCTTTCCAATATGTTCTCAAATACCAATAATCCCTTTTCTTCAGAGGATCTAAACACTTCAGATAAAAGTATTAAGAGTAAAGTGGCGGCTTCAGATCTTTATTTTTCTACAAACACTGTAGAAAGTGTGGCGAGTAAAAATGACTTTGAAGGTTATATCACCGCCCAGATCAATGAAGTTTTTCCAAATGAAAATGAAGTTGCTGCCCGTGGTGTTGCAGGACAAATCGCAGATGGCTCCAGCGTACGGTACGTTAATCCCCAAGGTTTAGAATGGGATCAGGCTTTCGCCAAAGGACTTATTGGTGCTTTGGTGGCAGATCAGGTATTAAACCACTATCTGGCTTCCTCTGTTCTTGATGCGGGAGATAATGTTCAAAAAAATAATGATGGGTTGACTGAGGACGGCAAGAGTTATACAACCATGGAGCACAAATGGGATGAGGCTTACGGGTATGTGTACGGGCATCCATCTGTACCTTCAACGAATCCTAATTCTGCCCTTACAAGTAACAGTGATCCATTGCTATTTAAGTACCTTGGACGCGTAAATTCAGATCCCGATTTTGCTGGTATTGCTGAAGAAACCTTCGATGCTTTTAAGTTAGGTCGTGCCGCAATAGTTGCAGGGGAATATGATGTGAGAGACGAGCAAATCGATATTATACGGGAGAACATTTCAAAAGTGATAGGGATTCGTGCAGTGTATTATTTACAAGCTGGAAAAAGAGCTCTTGAAGAAGGAAAAATGGGAACTGCTTTTCATGACCTTTCAGAAGGATATGGTTTTATTTACAGCTTAAGATTTACCCATAATCCAGATACCAACTCACCATACCTATCGAAATCTGAAGTAGATGATATACTTGAGACTTTAATGGCAGGCGACGGGTTTTGGGATGTAACTCCTTTGACGCTGGATGCTCTTTCAGAAGCAATAGCTGCACCATTTAATTTTACAGTTGCAGAGGCAGCTGAGTAAGAATATGCTTATAAGAAGCTGTTTAAATTCTTTCTGTAGTTCCTAATGAGATTAAGAAAGTCACAATTTAAACAGCTTCATTTAAATTAAAAATTATGACAAATTATAACCAATTTTTCAGCTTAGTCCTTGTAGCTTTAATGCTGGTTTCCTGTACCTCAGATGACGGGGAGAGGGAAGAAAACGGAAATAACTTTGACCGCGGTGCACTCCTGGAAAACTGGGCAGATAATATCATTGTGCCTTCCTTCCAAAATTTCGCTTTATATACTGAAGATTTGGAAGCCGAAACGGAGGCATTTGTTCAGGATCCTTCAGAAGCTTCCCTGGCACAATTAAGAAATTCCTTTGAGGAGGCTTATATACAGTTCCAGACTGTTGCGCCTTTTGGCGTGGGAATGGCAGAAACTGTTAATTACAGGATGTTTCTTAACACTTATCCGGTGGATGTGGCAACAGTTAAGAGCAAAATTGAAAGTGGAAGCTACAACCTTGAATTGCCATCTTCTTACGATGAACAGGGGTTTCCCGCTTTAGATTTTTTGCTGAACGGTGTAGCTGAGCAGGATGCTGATATCATAGAATACTATAGCATTCATACAGATGCTTCAAACTATGGCGAGTATCTGCAGGCCGTTTCTTCCAGGATCAATAAACTCACTCAGGATGTTTTAGTACACTGGCAGGGATCTTACAGGGATGATTTCGTAAGTAATACGGGATCATCTACTACAGGTTCTGTCGATCGTTTTACTAACAATTACGTTATGTACTACGAGAAACATCTTAGGACCGGAAAAATTGGTATCCCTGCAGGAGCTTTTACTGGGAATCCTGTGCCTCAAAATGTAGAAGCGCTGTATTCACAGGATCTGTCAAAAGATCTTTATCTCAAGGCGGTGGAAACAGTAAAGAATTTCTTCAATGGAAAGCATTTTGGCAGTAATGTAACAGGTCCTAGCTATAAACAATACCTGGATCACCTTAATACCGTCAAGAATTCCACAGATCTTAGCAGCCTTATCAATACCCAGTTCGATGCTATTGAAGAGCAGGCAAATGATCTCAACAATAATTTCCTTGAACAGGTTCAATCAAATAACACCGTTATGTTGGAGGCTTTTGATGCCCTTCAAAAAAATGTGGTATTGTTGAAAGTGGATATGTTACAGGCATTGTCCATAAGCGTAGACTATGTTGATACGGATGGAGACTAGATCCCAAAAATAGAAATGCAAAAATTATCAGCATATCTAAATAAAAATACGGAAGCCGCCCCCTTGGCGGTTTTTCGTATTTTTTTTGGTGTTATGATGTTCATAAGCATTTTACGGTTTGCGATGCTTGGATGGATTGAAAAGCTTTATATCGCCCCTTCCTTCTTTTTTTCCTATTATGGTTTTGAATGGGTGAGGCCCCTGGGAGAATGGACTTATCTCATTTTTATAATTTCTGGGATCTCAGCTTTACTTGTAGCTGTAGGTTATAAATACCGTCTGGCGGTCATAGTTTTTTTTCTGAGCTTTACTTACATAGAATTAATGGATAAGACTACGTATCTTAATCATTATTACTTTATAAGTATCCTTAGTTTTCTCCTCATCTTTTTACCGGCCAATGCTTATTATTCTATTGATGCCTGGAAAAAACCATCCAGTGCCTTCCAAAGGATCCCTGCCTGGTGTATTGACAGTATTAAATTGTTGATTGGGATTGTATATTTTTATGCCGGCCTTGCCAAAATAAATTCAGACTGGTTGTTAAAGGCTATGCCTTTAAAGATATGGTTACCTTCAAAATATGATCTTCCACTTTTGGGCGATTTACTGCAACAGGAGTGGACCCATTATTTCTTTAGCTGGTCCGGGATGCTGTATGACCTGGCAATACCTTTTCTTTTATTGTCCAGGAAAACCAGGTGGTTTGGATTTATACTTGTAGTAGTGTTTCACCTTGTAACAAGGATCCTGTTTCCTATTGGAATGTTCCCATACATTATGATAGTAAGTGCTCTTATATTCTTTGATGCCGGCCTTCACCATAAGATCCTTAAAAAAATATCTGCTCTATGTAGAATATCTAAATCTCACTTTGATAATGGCCTGGAAAAGTACTTTGAACCAATAAATAGGAAATTATTACTGGGTGTTCTTAGCCTGTTCTTCTTAATTCAGCTTCTTTTTCCCTGGAGATACTTACTGTACCCGGGAGAGTTGTTCTGGACAGAAGAAGGTTTTCGCTTTTCCTGGAGGGTGATGCTTATGGAAAAGTCCGGTTACGCGCAATTTAAGGTCCTTGATGGAAAAACCGGTTCCTGGTTCTATGTTGATAATTCAGATTTTCTAAGTCCGTTTCAGGAAAAACAAATGGCTACACAACCAGATTTTATGCTGGAATATGCCCACTTCCTGGCCAGGCATTTTGCAAAGGACGGTCATGAAAATATTGAGATATACGTGGAAAATTACGTTGCCCTTAACGGCAGGAGAAGTGTGCCGTACATTGATCCTCAAATAAACCTTCTTGAACACAAAGACTCATTTAGACCAAAAACCTTTATACTCCCCTTCCATGACACTATCAAAGGCATTTAGTTTACTGTTTTTATTTACTCTTGGAACTATTAATGCCCAGGAGACTCTAAGAGGAAAAGTAGTGTCTGCTGAAAATGGGCTTCCGGTGGCAGAAGCTGAGGTTTATAATCGCACTACAGGAAAACTGGTCGTTACAGATAATAATGGGGACTTTCAATTCGTTGAACTAGAGGCAGGAAAATATGAGTTAACTATTTTTAGTTTTCAACATGAGATAATAGAAAGTACCGTAGATGTTCCCGGGAAAGGAGTTATGTTATTTGAATTAATGCCACTTTCTGAAATTCTTTCAGAAGTGGTTCTTACCCAACGCAGAAAGAAGCTGTTCGCCCTTAGAAGTTTACGGCAGGTGGAAGGAACAGCCATATATGCGGGAAAAAAAAGTGAAGTAGTGCTTATAGATGAACTCACGGCCAATCTTGCAACAAATAATGCCAGGCAAATATATAGCCAGATTGTTGGGCTTAATATTTATGATAATGGCGATGCTGGTTTACAGCTCAATATTGGTGGAAGAGGATTGGATCCAAATCGTACTCAAAACTTCAATACCCGGCAAAATGACTACGATATCTCAGCAGATGTCCTGGGCTACCCCGAAAGTTATTACACCCCTCCGGCTGAGGCATTGAGTGAAATACAAGTGGTAAGAGGGGCGGCTTCCCTTCAATACGGAACACAATTTGGGGGCCTCATTAACTTTAAGTTCAAAAAACCTTCTTATAAAAAGATTGAACTTGTTTCCCGTCAATCTACGGGTTCTTACAACCTTTTTACCAGTTTTAACAGTCTAAGCGGTACGGTTGGCAAATTCAGTTACTACACTTACTTTAATTATAAGAAAGGTGAGGGCTTCCGTCCAAATTCTGAATATAAATCTTATAACGCCTTTGCCCATCTTGGCTACCAGCTTGCAGAGAATACTAAGATATCCTTTGAATACACCCTATTGGATTATCTCGCTCAACAGCCGGGTGGGTTAACAGATGCGCAATTCTACAGAGATCCTTCCTATAGTAACCGGGAAAGGAATTGGTTTGATGTAAACTGGAATCTATATGCCCTCAAGCTGGAGCATAATTTATCATCAAAAACCGAAGTAAGTTTAAACCTTTTTGGGCTGGATGCTTCACGTAAGGCTGTAGGTTACAGAGAAAACAGGGTTTCGCAGCCTGATGATCTTGAGTCGCCGAGGGAACTACTATCAGATGATTTTAATTATTGGGGTGCTGAAGCCCGGATTCTTACCAGGTATAAATTTTTCAAGGAGTCTGTGTTATTAGTTGGGTCAAAATATTACCAGGCAAAGAATTTCCAGCGCCAGGGGCCCGGAAGTGCAGGTGCAGGTCCAGATTTTTCGTTTGCTACCAACGAATTCCCGAATTATTCCCGCCAGTCAGATTTTCAATTTCCTAACAGGAATCTCGCCTTTTTTGGTGAAAATATCTTCAATTTCACCGATAAATTTTCTGTTACTCCAGGTGTAAGGATTGAATATATCGATACTCAAAGTGAAGGTACCTATAAAAATATATTTCTTGATCTCGCCGGGAATGTGCTGCAGAATGAAACTCTCACAGATAACCGGGATTTGGAACGGAGCTTTATTTTATTGGGAGTTGGCACTGCTTATAAAATTTCCAATAATTCTGAAATTTATGCCAATTTCTCAGAAAACTACCGCTCAGTTACATTTAATGATATTCGGGTGGTGAATCCTGTTTTTCAGGTTGACCCAAATATCTCTGACGAAACCGGGTATACTGCAGATATTGGGGTTCGGGGTAGGTTGGGAAATTATATCAATTTTGATGCAGGATTGTTCGCCCTTAAATACAATGATCGCATTGGAGAAATATTAAAGACAGAGGTTAGGACAAATGCACAGGGGGAAGAGGTTGAAACGGGGAGGCTGGTAAGGTTTCGCGGGAATATTGGAGATGCTTTTATCTATGGAATCGAAACGTTTGCCGACTGGAACTTGCAAACAACCTTTTTCCCGGCGGCCAATGATTTTATTGCGGGTATTTTCATCAACTCCGCTCTCACAGATTCAGAATATATTCGCTCTGAGCAAACCAATGTAGAAGGTAATAAAGTAGAGTTTATTCCCACCTGGAATTTAAAGACCGGAACCAATTTTGGGTACAGGAATTTTCTTGGAAGGCTGCAGTACACTTATCTTTCAAGGCAATTTTCAGATGCCACCAATGCGCTACAGGATATAAATGATTCCCAGCGAGGAATCGAAGGTGCCATCCCGGCTTATGGAATCCTTGATCTTTCCCTGTCCTATTCATTGGGACGCTATAAGCTTGAAAGTGGAGTGAACAATCTTTTAAATGAAACATATTTCACAAGAAGGGCAACGGGTTATCCCGGCCCAGGGATCATCCCGGCCCAACCAATTACATGGTACGCCACCCTGCAGATTAAACTATAAATTTATTTCGAAACACGTAAGACAGAGTGGGATGTTACCTGGGATGCCAGGATATGAAAGGAAGTAAATCTTCCCAGAATTTTAATTTAAACCAAGTCTAAATAATTATATTTGCTAACTCGAAAAATAAATAAAAATGAGAAAATTTTTACTGGCCTTAGCAGCCATCGCGGTGTTCACAAGTTGTAAAAACGAAAAGAAAACAGAAGCTTCGAGCGATTCTCCCGGGGAGGTAAATGTCTATACCCACAGGCATTATGCAGCCGATCAAGAATTGTTTAGTCAATTTGAGGAAACTACCGGTATAAAAGTCAATGTTATCAATGCCAATGCCGATGAGCTTATCCAAAAAATGAATATCGAGGGAGAGCAGTCTCCTGCCGATGTTCTTATCACTGTTGATGCCGGACGGCTTACCCGTGCAAAAGACCAGGGATTGTTGCAGGCAGTGGAGTCAGAGGTTTTAAATAATACAGTAGCTTCTCACCTTAAAGATCCGGACAACCAGTGGTTTGGTCTTACCAAAAGAGCAAGAATTATTGTTTATGCTCCGGAAAGGGTGGATAGCACCGAGCTTTCTACTTATGAAGATCTCGCTACCAGCAAATGGAACGACAGGATCCTGGTGCGTTCTTCAGAAAATATTTATAACCAATCCCTTTTTGCATCCATTATCGTTAATAATGGAGAGGAAGCTGCGCGAGAATGGGCAAAAGGTCTGGTGGAGAATATGGCCAGAACTCCTAAGGGAAATGATCGTGACCAGGTAAAGGCTGTTGTTGCCGGAGAAGGAGATATTGCAATAGTGAATACCTATTACATAGGTAATTTACTGAATTCTGAGGATCCTGAAGAAGTAAAGGCAGGTGAGGCTGTAAAAGTTTTCTTTCCAAATCAGGAAGGAAGAGGAACTCATATAAACGTTAGTGGAGCAGGAGTTGCACGTTATGCACCGAATAAAGAAAATGCGGTAAGATTTATTGAATTCCTGGTTTCCAAAGAAGCCCAGGAGGTTTTTGCCAATTCCAACTATGAGTATCCTGTAAACACAGAAGTGCAGCCTGCTCAACTATTACAGAGCTGGGGAGAGTTTAAGGAAGATAGTCTCAACCTTTCCAAACTGGGAGAATTTAATAAAAAAGCCGTTCTAATATTTGATGAAACAGGCTGGAAGTAAAAGCATATTTTCTTATAAATACAGGTTAAAGAGATTAAAAAGGGATAGCAATAAGTGGGCGGTTCTCACATTATTCATTCTTTTCCTTATTGCTTTACCTGTTATTTCTATTGGGGTAAAGCTGTTTTCAGGCCCCGGGGAAACCTGGGGTCATATTGTAGATAACTTGCTCCTGGATTATATTGGGAATTCCTTCTTTCTCATTTTTGCTTGCGGCGCTCTGGTCCTTCTTCTGGGGGTAACTTCAGCCTGGCTGGTGGCCCGTTTTGAATTTCCGTTAAGGCAGCAAATGGAATGGCTGCTTATTCTGCCCCTGGCCATACCAGGATATATTGTAGCCTATGCCTATGCGGGTGTCTTTGATTATGGAGGTAGCTTCCAGTTGATACTCCAAAGCCTGGGTTTTGAATTTATTCGGCTGGATATAATGAACAGGTGGGGCCTGGCGTTTGTCCTGGGAGTTTCTTTATTTCCTTATGTTTATGTAAGCTCCAGAGCCTTTTTTCTCAACCAGGCGAATAGTCTCCTGGAAGCTTCAGAAATGCTTGGAGTGGGGCAGGTGAAAACTTTTTTCAGGTTAATGCTTCCTATGGCAAGGCCGGCTATAGTGGCCGGGTTGATCCTGGTACTTATGGAGGTGTTGAATGATTACGGGGCAGCCAAATACTACGGGGTCAATACCTTTACAACAGGGATCTTCAGGTCGTGGTTTTCTCTGGAAGAGCCTGAAACTGCAGTGTATCTTTCAGCCTTATTAATTGTTATAGTTTTTAGCCTTATCCTGCTGGAAAAATTTCAGCGCCGGCACGTTCGTTTTAACAGCAGCCGCAATAACAACGACCGTATATTCAGAAGAAAGGTGAGTAGCAGGAAACAACTTGTTATATTCCTGGTTGTATTCATTCCCGTATTACTGGGATTCCTTATTCCGGTGGCCCAATTAATCTATTGGGCAACTCTTACTTACGGGAAGGTTTTTGATATTTCCTTTCTTGCCCTATCTCTTCAAAGTTTTGGGATTGCCTTTCTAACTGCATTTATTACGGTAATTTTTGCGGTCACTCTTATATATTTCTCAAAATGGAGCAGGTTATCTTTTGTACGAAATGTTTCAAAACTGGGAGTATTGGGTTATGCTATCCCGGGTGCTGTAATTGCAATAGGGATTATGATCCCCACTATTTCAATAGATAAATGGTTAATAGGAGTGATGGATTTTCTTTTTAACCTTAATATAGGGCTCATATTAACCGGTACCCTGGTTGCCCTTATATATGCTTATGTGGTGAGGTTTCTTGCAGTAGCTTACAATCCAATAGAATCTACTGCACTAAAAGTAAGCAACGCAATTCCAGATTCTTCCAAGATGTTGGGAGTTGGGAATCTAAGGACCTTTTTTAAGGTAGAATTTCCACTCATTAGAACAGGTATAGCCAGTGCTTTTATTTTGGTTTTCATTGATGTTCTAAAAGAATTACCTTTAACCCTTATTCTTAAACCTTTTCATGTGAATACCCTCGCGGTGAAAGCATATGAATATGCCAGCGACGAAATGGTAATGGAATCTGCAATCCCGTCATTATTCATAATAATCACGGTTATGATTCCGGTAATTTTTTTGAACAGGCAGCTTATTAAATAGATAGGTAAAATGTATATGTTGGAGATCGAATCCCTTACCAAAAGCTTTGACAAAGGCAAAAGTTATGCATTGAAGGATGTATCTTTTCACCTTAATAAGGGTGATGTTTGCGCCCTTGTGGGGGAGAGCGGGAGTGGTAAGACCACTTTGGTAAGACTAATCGCCGGCCTGGAAACCCCAGATGCGGGAGTGATACGATTAAATGGAGAGGAAGTGTCCTCTTTAAAGAATTTTGTCACCCCGGAGAAGAGAAAGGTTGGGCTTGTATTCCAGGAATATGCATTATTTCCACATATGACCCTTTTCAAGAACGTGCTGTATGGTATTTCCAAACTAAAGAATAAAAAACAAAGGGCAGAGGAGGTTCTTGAGCTTGTAGGCCTTGGAGGGATGAAAGAACGTTATCCCCATCAGCTTTCAGGAGGGCAGCAGCAAAGGGTTGCTCTTGCCAGGGCACTTGCCCCAAACCCATCTCTTCTTATTCTTGATGAACCCTTTAGCAACCTGGATGCAATGTTAAGGATGCAGTTGCGCAACGAGATCTTTGAGATCGTAAAAACAACAGGAGTAACTGCAATTTTTGTAACCCACGATACCCAGGATGCCCTTGCAGTGGCAGATGAGATCCTTATCCTCCAGGGTGGGGAATTGATCCAGAAAGATGAAGCTGCCAACCTTTACACCAAACCCAATTCGATTTATGTAGCTTCCTTGTTTGGCAATACGATCCAATTAAGTCATGAGTTGCAATCCGCATTTAAATGCCCGCTTAACCCTGCCTGTTCTCATGCCATCAGGAATGAGAATTTTGCTATTAATGAAGAGTGTGAGCACGTGACTCATGCCAGGGTTTTAAAAAGGACTTTCCTTGGAAATGATACCCAGCTGCTGTTAAAGTTGGACAGCGGTCAACAACTGGCGGTACTTACCAAGGACCGTAATGTGGCCGATCGTATAAAGATTGGTTTCAATTCCAGCGATGTTCTTGAGTTCAATAATTAGCACCCATTGGTGTCCCATTAACATAATGTGAATTACGTTTAGGCTTGCTATATATAAGCTGAGGTCTTGTCAAACTCCACATGGGGGTGGTTTTTGAATCTAAAATAGTTAGGAAAATTCATGCTTTTTAGAATTTGGTAAAGCGCTGTTTTCCATTGACGTAGATTTTAGTCCAGGTTCTATATTCTAGCAGCGCAAGCGGTCCAGACTCTTTAACCGGACAATAATGAATTAGCACCCACATAAATATTTGGTTTAAAGTAAATTCGGCTTTTGCATTAAAAATCATTACATTTGCACGCAATTAAATCTTAATTGCTATGACTGCACATGAATCCAAGATCGTGGGTGAAGGATTAACCTATGATGATGTACTTTTAATTCCCGCTTTTTCTGAAGTTCTACCAAGGGAAGTTAATATCCAGACACAATTTACCCGAAACATCAGGATCAACGTGCCTATTGTCTCTGCTGCAATGGATACGGTGACAGAGTCCCGTATGGCTATAGCTATCGCCCGCGAGGGAGGTATCGGGGTACTTCACAAGAATATGACCACCGAACAGCAGGCCTTAAAAGTGCGCAAAGTTAAACGGGCAGAGAGTGGTATGATCATAGACCCCGTCACCTTACCTATTACCGCCAAAGTGAGCGATGCAAAGGAAAATATGAGGGAGCACAGCATTGGAGGTATTCCTATAATTGATGAAGAGGGAAAATTGCTGGGAATAGTTACTAATAGGGATCTTAGATTTGAAAAAAATAACAACCGGCCTATTGCTGAGGTGATGACTTCTGAAAATCTTGTAACAGTGGCAGAAGGGACTTCGATGGAACAGGCAGAGGTTATTCTTCAGGAAAACAAGATCGAGAAATTACCGGTAGTTAATAATGAGAAAAAATTAGTGGGATTGATCACTTTTCGTGATATAACCAAACTCACTCAAAAGCCAAATGCCAATAAGGATAGCTTCGGAAGGTTAAGGGTGGCAGCTGCCATTGGGGTTACCCCAGATGCAGTTCAACGAACCGAAGCATTGGTAAATGCTGGAGTAGATGCTGTTATTATTGACACTGCTCATGGCCATACCAGGGGTGTGGTAACTATATTAAAAGAAGTAAAAAAGAAATTTCCCGATCTTGAAGTAGTGGTTGGAAATATTGCCACGGCTGAAGCTGCCAAATACCTGGTTGAAGCCGGGGCAGATGCTGTTAAGGTTGGAATTGGC
Protein-coding sequences here:
- a CDS encoding quinone-dependent dihydroorotate dehydrogenase, encoding MYRSFVRPLLFKFDPEKVHYFTFDFLKTLFKIPGMASMFQARFVVEDARLEREVFGLKFKNPVGLAAGFDKDAKLYRELGQLGFGFVEIGTVTPKPQPGNEKKRLFRLKEDSAIINRMGFNNEGVEAAVRRLRKNNGEVLIGGNIGKNKVTANDVAAGDYLFCFEALFNFVDYFVVNVSSPNTPNLRELQDKEPLTRLLLQLQGRNNTRPKPKPILLKIAPDLTDSQLMDIIDIVAESKIAGVIATNTTISREGLKSPDKKEVGGLSGKPLRKRATEVIRFLSEKSNRAFPIIGVGGIHSPEDALEKLEAGASLVQLYTGFIYEGPGLIKAINEAILDKEDQK
- a CDS encoding LysE family translocator is translated as MIAQLVPFLTASIILTISPGPDIIYVLVQSIANGRKAGIMTTIGLVSGILIHTSLVAFGVSAIIKESESFFLAIRIFGAVYLFYLAFKVYSAESRISLSNRALPEKSNLSLFKTGFIMNVLNPKVTIFFLAFFPGFLWDTGEDTVLQFYTLGGLFMLQALLIFGMVAMLAGRISGYLNSHSASGRILKWLQIFVFLGIGLFILF
- a CDS encoding hydroxymethylglutaryl-CoA lyase; the encoded protein is MDKIKLIECPRDAMQGIRTFIPTEKKIQYLQSLLRCGFDTIDFGSFVSPKAIPQMADTAKVLEGLDLSKTTSKLLAIIANTRGAQDASQHEEIQYLGYPFSISENFQMRNTHKTIAESVQTLQEILEIAESTNKEVVAYLSMGFGNPYGDPWNVDIVGEWTEKLSGMGVKILSLSDTVGTSTPDVIEYLFSNLIPRYPEIEFGAHLHTTPTSWHEKIDAAYKAGCKRFDGAIQGFGGCPMAKDELTGNMPTEKVLSYFNSKKADTNVKMTSFEASYNEATKIFTTNH
- a CDS encoding DUF4856 domain-containing protein is translated as MKRVLFAAVLGGLTLASCSSNDDTIIENEKIIDVPANYTFERDGNSSVHFDGQTTRLEMTSVLASSFKDFNNATEESLSNMFSNTNNPFSSEDLNTSDKSIKSKVAASDLYFSTNTVESVASKNDFEGYITAQINEVFPNENEVAARGVAGQIADGSSVRYVNPQGLEWDQAFAKGLIGALVADQVLNHYLASSVLDAGDNVQKNNDGLTEDGKSYTTMEHKWDEAYGYVYGHPSVPSTNPNSALTSNSDPLLFKYLGRVNSDPDFAGIAEETFDAFKLGRAAIVAGEYDVRDEQIDIIRENISKVIGIRAVYYLQAGKRALEEGKMGTAFHDLSEGYGFIYSLRFTHNPDTNSPYLSKSEVDDILETLMAGDGFWDVTPLTLDALSEAIAAPFNFTVAEAAE
- a CDS encoding imelysin family protein, which gives rise to MTNYNQFFSLVLVALMLVSCTSDDGEREENGNNFDRGALLENWADNIIVPSFQNFALYTEDLEAETEAFVQDPSEASLAQLRNSFEEAYIQFQTVAPFGVGMAETVNYRMFLNTYPVDVATVKSKIESGSYNLELPSSYDEQGFPALDFLLNGVAEQDADIIEYYSIHTDASNYGEYLQAVSSRINKLTQDVLVHWQGSYRDDFVSNTGSSTTGSVDRFTNNYVMYYEKHLRTGKIGIPAGAFTGNPVPQNVEALYSQDLSKDLYLKAVETVKNFFNGKHFGSNVTGPSYKQYLDHLNTVKNSTDLSSLINTQFDAIEEQANDLNNNFLEQVQSNNTVMLEAFDALQKNVVLLKVDMLQALSISVDYVDTDGD